One Pseudoalteromonas rubra genomic window, CGCTTATGAGTCGATGCAAAACATTTACTCCAAGAGTGACAATGTGTCATTTGTCGTTATACCCAAAGATGGCAATGTCTTTACCGCAAAGCACCTTGAGTCACTGAAAACGCTGACTAAGCAAAGCTGGCAAATTCCCTACTCAACACGCGTGGACTCTGTTACCAATTTTCAATATACCTATGCAGAGGAAGATGACCTAATCGTCGAAGACTTGGTCGGTAACACACTGAATCTTGATCAGGCAGCACTTGCCAAAATCAAAGCTATTGCAGTCAAAGAGCCGCTTCTGGTGAATAAAATCATTTCGCCGGAAGGCCATGTTTCTGTCGTTAACGTAAGCATTCAATTTCCGGGGAAAGATCTCAATGCGGAAGTGCCTGAAGTATCATCCTACGTGAAGACGATGACCGAGGCGTTTTTGCAGGCGCACCCGGATGTACAGATACACTTATCCGGTATGGTTATGATGAATGGTGCGTTTACCGATGTTGCAATGAGCGACAGCGCGACGCTGGTGCCACTCATGTTCCTGATCGTGATTGTATTTATCGGCGTCCTGTTACGCACCATATCGGGCACTTTTGCAACTGTCGTGGTAATTGTGCTGAGCATTGCAGCCACAATGGGCATTGCTGGCTGGATGGGTATTTTCTTAACTGGCCCTTCTTCATCTGCACCAACCATGATCCTGACGCTCGCAGTGGCAGACTGTATCCATATTCTGTCGAGCATGTTCTACGAAATGCGCCGTGGCGTCGACAAAAAAACCGCAATCGCACGCAGTCTGCGCCTGAACTTCCAGCCAATTTTGCTCACCAGTGTAACAACCGCGATTGGCTTTTTGAGTATGAACTTTTCTGACTCACCGCCTTTCCATGATCTGGGCAATATGGTGGCCATCGGTGTGATGCTCGCCTTTGTGTTTGCTATCACGATTTTCCCGGCATTACTGAGTGTGCTACCGATAAAAGTAAAACAAGTGAGCACTAAGAAGCACGACAAGATGGAGAAACTGGCCGAGTTCGTTATTGAAAAACGTCGCTTACTGCTGCCCGTCACCAGCGCTATCATCATTGCTTCAGCCTTGTTCATTCCTAAAAATGAACTGAACGATGATTTCGTCAAGTACTTCGATACGTCAGTTCCTTATCGTGTTGCGACGGATTTCATGCAGGCGCATTTGTCAGGTATGACGTTGCTGGAAATTTCAGTTCAGACTAACGAAAGTAGCGGCATTAACAAACCCGATTACCTGCGTACCGTTTCTGATTTTAGTGACTGGTTGCGGAAACAACCGGAAACTGACCACGTAAACACGATAACAGATACGTTGAAACGCCTGAATAAAAACATGCATGGCGACGACCCAGCCTGGTACACACTGCCCACCGATCAGGAAATGGCAGCACAGTATCTATTGCTGTACGAAATGTCATTGCCATATGGGCTCGACTTAAACAACCAGCTCAACGTAGACAAATCGTCGTCAAAAATCGTGGGAACGTTCAAAAACATGACCAGCAATGAGCTTATCGCACTGGAAACCAAGATCCAGGACTGGTTCGGCACTCATGCAGCACAGTACAAGATCGACATAGCCAGCCCAAGCCTGATGTTTGCCCATATTGGTCAGCGTAGTATCAACAGCATGTTGCTCGGTACCGTACTGGCACTGCTACTGATCTCTGTGATTTTAGGTGTGGCCTTAAAGAGCTGGCGCTTTGGCGCAATCAGCCTGTTGCCAAACTTAATTCCGGCAGGTGTAGCCTTTGGTATATGGGGACTGAGCGTGGGTCAGGTCGGTATGAGTATTTCCGTTGTGATAGGCATGACACTGGGTATTGTGGTCGATGATACCGTGCACTTCCTGAGTAAGTACCTGCATGCCCGTCGCGAGCAAAAGGCCGACACGCACACCGCGGTTAAATATGCCTTTGGTCATGTTGGCACAGCCTTATGGACCACCACATTTGTACTGGTTGCCGGGTTTATTGTTTTAGCTCAGTCCTCCTTTAGCCTCAATGCAGATATGGGACTGATGACGGCAATCACCATTTTTGTGGCTCTAGTTGTCGACTTCCTGTTCCTTCCTCCTCTGCTAATGATGCTCGACAAACAAAAAAGTAGTCCGTCGCCTGTACAGAGTGAAGAAACACAACAGACCGAAGCGCCATTGGCAAATACAACCGGCTAAACCGCCTACACAAAAACAATGAGAACACTCTGCCACAGTGCAGGCAAACAGATGCGGGCAGAGTGTTGATTAACAAAGAAACAAATAATCTGGAGTACTTTATGTTCAACAAACTCGCTTTTAAATCACAAACCCTGAATGGCATGTTCTTTACCAGCTTACTGACTGTCGCAGCTTTTTCTGCGTCAGCGTCCACCACAGGCAGTACAGAAGCAGAGGCAAAAGGATTGGCAATTTCGCAGCAAGCTAAAGCCCGCGACACCGGCTGGGGAGACTCAACCGCAGATATGCTGATGATCTTGCGCAACAAGCAGGGTCAGGAAAGTATCAGGGAAATATCCACCAAAACCCTGGAACTACTGGATGATGGCGACAAAAGCCTGACGATTTTTAACAAACCCAGGGATGTTAAAGGTACGACTTTTCTGAGCTTTTCACACCCGGTTGGCAATGACGACCAGTGGCTGTACCTGCCGTCTTTGAAACGCGTTAAACGCATCGCGTCGCGCAACAAGTCAGGTCCTTTCATGGGTTCAGAGTTTTCTTTTGAGGATCTCAGCTCCTTTGAAATTGAGAAGTATCGCTACAATTACGTCGGTGACGAACAGCTGAACGGCCTGGATAACTTTGTCGTAGAGCAATTTCCCGTCGATGAAAACTCAGGCTATACCCGCCGCCTGGTCTGGATTGACAAATCTGAATATCGCTTACAAAAAGTCGACTTTTATGATCGTAAAAATACGTTGCTTAAAACTCTG contains:
- a CDS encoding efflux RND transporter permease subunit; the protein is MKDKLFGFVGKHPFWVILVSLTLAFLAASGAQNLVFKSDYRVFFGKDNPQLVAYESMQNIYSKSDNVSFVVIPKDGNVFTAKHLESLKTLTKQSWQIPYSTRVDSVTNFQYTYAEEDDLIVEDLVGNTLNLDQAALAKIKAIAVKEPLLVNKIISPEGHVSVVNVSIQFPGKDLNAEVPEVSSYVKTMTEAFLQAHPDVQIHLSGMVMMNGAFTDVAMSDSATLVPLMFLIVIVFIGVLLRTISGTFATVVVIVLSIAATMGIAGWMGIFLTGPSSSAPTMILTLAVADCIHILSSMFYEMRRGVDKKTAIARSLRLNFQPILLTSVTTAIGFLSMNFSDSPPFHDLGNMVAIGVMLAFVFAITIFPALLSVLPIKVKQVSTKKHDKMEKLAEFVIEKRRLLLPVTSAIIIASALFIPKNELNDDFVKYFDTSVPYRVATDFMQAHLSGMTLLEISVQTNESSGINKPDYLRTVSDFSDWLRKQPETDHVNTITDTLKRLNKNMHGDDPAWYTLPTDQEMAAQYLLLYEMSLPYGLDLNNQLNVDKSSSKIVGTFKNMTSNELIALETKIQDWFGTHAAQYKIDIASPSLMFAHIGQRSINSMLLGTVLALLLISVILGVALKSWRFGAISLLPNLIPAGVAFGIWGLSVGQVGMSISVVIGMTLGIVVDDTVHFLSKYLHARREQKADTHTAVKYAFGHVGTALWTTTFVLVAGFIVLAQSSFSLNADMGLMTAITIFVALVVDFLFLPPLLMMLDKQKSSPSPVQSEETQQTEAPLANTTG
- a CDS encoding outer membrane lipoprotein-sorting protein; the protein is MFNKLAFKSQTLNGMFFTSLLTVAAFSASASTTGSTEAEAKGLAISQQAKARDTGWGDSTADMLMILRNKQGQESIREISTKTLELLDDGDKSLTIFNKPRDVKGTTFLSFSHPVGNDDQWLYLPSLKRVKRIASRNKSGPFMGSEFSFEDLSSFEIEKYRYNYVGDEQLNGLDNFVVEQFPVDENSGYTRRLVWIDKSEYRLQKVDFYDRKNTLLKTLSYQGYQQYLGKYWRADSAEMVNHQSGKSTTLKWQNYAFKTGLTDGDFNRNSLKRAR